Proteins encoded in a region of the Sphingopyxis sp. OAS728 genome:
- a CDS encoding MFS transporter — MVEAGAARRQSTGFLLLYALASAGGAMAYVPFLTIWLPGRMTQLAGTADVQMLGYVTFFGAIAASLGGIGFGWLSDRTGNRRGWVLTGLALTIALLLMVPLAHDIWTLVALIVGWQLTLNMMLGPLAAWAGDCVPDEQKGLLGGLLAFSPALGAWSGWLVTWPGLVSAEQRLVVIALLVASAVLPVLLLGRPRAFPDLTAPPPARASGERPQRPTGPAVRMWLARLLVQIAEAALFAYLYFWFRSIDPGMHDNEKARIFGLALTLAVPIALLSGRWADRNDRPFLPLVASAAVSGIGMIGMAFAAGLDAAKASYLVFGVATTVFLSLHSSQTLRILPRSDRRGRDLGIFNLTNTVPSLIMPWLTISLVPGFGFDALFLLLAGLTGIAVLLLATMPRSHAAA; from the coding sequence ATGGTTGAAGCGGGCGCGGCACGCCGCCAGTCCACGGGTTTCCTGCTGCTCTATGCGCTGGCTTCGGCCGGCGGCGCGATGGCCTATGTGCCCTTCCTCACGATCTGGCTGCCGGGCCGGATGACGCAATTGGCGGGCACGGCGGATGTGCAGATGCTCGGCTATGTCACCTTCTTCGGCGCGATCGCGGCGAGCCTCGGGGGCATCGGCTTTGGCTGGCTCAGCGACCGCACCGGCAACCGGCGCGGCTGGGTCCTGACCGGGCTGGCGCTGACCATCGCCTTGCTGCTCATGGTGCCGCTGGCGCACGACATCTGGACCTTGGTCGCGCTCATCGTCGGGTGGCAGCTGACGCTCAACATGATGCTCGGGCCGCTCGCGGCGTGGGCAGGCGATTGTGTCCCCGATGAGCAGAAGGGGCTGCTCGGCGGGCTGCTCGCCTTTTCACCCGCGCTCGGCGCCTGGTCGGGGTGGCTTGTCACCTGGCCTGGGCTGGTGTCGGCGGAGCAGCGGCTCGTGGTCATTGCGCTGCTAGTGGCAAGCGCCGTCCTGCCGGTGTTGCTGCTTGGCCGCCCGCGCGCGTTTCCCGATCTCACTGCACCCCCGCCTGCGCGCGCCTCCGGAGAACGGCCACAGCGTCCGACCGGCCCAGCGGTGCGGATGTGGCTCGCGCGTTTGCTCGTCCAGATCGCCGAGGCGGCACTGTTCGCCTATCTCTATTTCTGGTTCCGTTCGATCGACCCCGGCATGCACGATAATGAGAAGGCGCGCATTTTCGGGCTCGCGCTGACGCTGGCCGTGCCCATCGCGCTGCTCAGCGGGCGCTGGGCCGACCGCAACGACCGGCCCTTTCTCCCGCTCGTCGCCAGCGCGGCGGTCTCGGGCATCGGGATGATCGGAATGGCGTTTGCGGCGGGGCTCGACGCCGCAAAGGCGAGCTACCTTGTCTTCGGTGTTGCGACGACGGTGTTCCTGTCGCTCCATAGCAGCCAGACGCTGCGGATCCTGCCGCGCTCGGACCGGCGCGGGCGCGACCTTGGCATCTTCAACCTCACCAATACCGTGCCCTCGCTGATCATGCCCTGGCTGACGATCTCGCTCGTCCCCGGCTTTGGTTTCGACGCGCTTTTCCTGCTGCTCGCAGGGCTCACCGGCATCGCCGTTCTCCTGCTCGCGACGATGCCGCGATCGCACGCGGCCGCCTGA
- a CDS encoding ATP-grasp domain-containing protein encodes MLGWIFFGRDLDPALPEVPEILRFQEAAAERGIELHVLKPHNFDIVAAPVDGWSVHYEGHSLARPDFILCRTGAETDYFTLAVLRHFERRGVRLINGPEAIDLVADKLHTMQRLARAGLPIPATILGKFPIGVDVVEEELGFPVIVKTLRGTRGTGVLKCEDRSQFEDLAGLLESADAKADFLFQHYVRSSHGRDVRVLVIGGRVIAAMERRSPAGQFKSNVSLGGVGIAYTPTGEMADLAARAADTLGLEVAGIDILFDDEGYRICEANSAPGFQGLERACSIDVPNAIFDWIEASHEVQDRPIKAVTGEALIDLVFGGRLSLRAVGDRLEEPRAFARAVGVRLVGAGVGSVLSSLMPGRRAAPHSPVARRLEALRADARGVPLAVATDIDQEQTLLTVLGVSIWAAVLPWLAGGEPIFAGALSLIALGFPAVFLFTRRTPKATRARQAAR; translated from the coding sequence TTGCTGGGCTGGATTTTCTTTGGACGGGATCTCGACCCGGCGCTTCCCGAAGTGCCCGAGATTCTGCGATTTCAGGAAGCCGCGGCGGAACGCGGGATCGAGCTTCACGTCCTGAAGCCGCATAATTTCGACATCGTCGCCGCGCCGGTTGACGGCTGGTCGGTGCATTATGAGGGGCATTCGCTCGCCCGGCCCGACTTCATCCTGTGCCGGACGGGTGCCGAGACCGATTATTTCACCCTCGCGGTGCTTCGCCATTTCGAGCGCCGCGGCGTGCGGCTGATCAACGGGCCCGAGGCGATCGACCTCGTTGCCGACAAGCTGCACACGATGCAGCGGCTGGCGCGCGCCGGGCTACCGATCCCCGCGACGATCCTCGGCAAATTCCCGATCGGGGTCGATGTCGTCGAGGAGGAGCTCGGTTTCCCCGTTATCGTCAAGACGCTGCGCGGGACGCGCGGCACGGGGGTCCTCAAATGCGAGGACCGCAGCCAGTTCGAGGATCTGGCGGGGCTGCTCGAAAGCGCCGACGCCAAGGCCGATTTCCTGTTCCAGCATTATGTGCGGTCGAGCCACGGCCGCGACGTGCGCGTGCTCGTGATCGGCGGGCGCGTGATCGCGGCGATGGAGCGGCGCTCGCCTGCGGGCCAGTTCAAATCGAACGTGTCGCTGGGCGGGGTCGGTATCGCTTACACGCCGACGGGCGAAATGGCCGATCTCGCGGCGCGCGCCGCCGATACGCTGGGGCTCGAGGTCGCAGGGATCGATATCTTGTTCGACGATGAGGGATACCGGATCTGCGAGGCGAATAGCGCCCCGGGATTCCAGGGATTGGAGCGCGCGTGCAGCATCGACGTGCCCAATGCGATCTTCGACTGGATCGAGGCGAGCCACGAGGTACAGGACCGGCCGATCAAGGCGGTGACCGGCGAGGCGCTGATCGATCTGGTGTTCGGCGGGCGGCTCAGCCTGCGCGCGGTCGGCGACCGGCTGGAGGAGCCGCGCGCCTTTGCGCGCGCGGTCGGCGTGCGGCTGGTCGGCGCGGGCGTGGGGTCGGTGCTGTCGTCGTTGATGCCGGGGCGCCGCGCGGCGCCGCACAGCCCGGTCGCGCGGCGTCTGGAGGCATTGCGCGCCGACGCGCGCGGCGTGCCGCTCGCGGTCGCGACCGATATCGATCAGGAACAGACTTTGCTGACCGTGCTCGGCGTGTCGATCTGGGCCGCGGTGCTGCCGTGGCTCGCGGGCGGCGAGCCGATCTTCGCCGGGGCGCTGTCGCTGATCGCGCTCGGCTTTCCCGCCGTGTTCCTGTTCACGCGCCGCACCCCGAAGGCGACCCGCGCGCGGCAGGCGGCGCGATGA
- a CDS encoding diguanylate cyclase, protein MTTKATQSNEPVGRLLGWLGLRGARDASPDDGDVPPDEGGARSFARQVRYELAASITSFLVDNDLDVSPTNLLLAHSAFSGRNPRLARQIVAQAQTAEGINQTWLNELDQQESGQPDRVELDRLMTRLETNIEAFQANTKEARAVTSDYGTELEQHVVDLEQLEKTGRIVSSLADLAKVMLERTRKAEDDMRKSEDEAKALRRSLDRAKRDAELDYLTGLPNRRAFEILLDRHYKEARAAVEPLSIAFCDIDEFKKVNDLHGHEAGDRVIKAIADTLARISNDHCHVARHGGEEFVMLFRGLTPSQAAEKLDDAREALADRRLINRKTDEPFGQITFSGGVADVFGYGDTRAALKAADEALYKAKAGGRNRVEIANPA, encoded by the coding sequence ATGACCACCAAAGCAACACAATCGAACGAGCCGGTAGGACGGCTTTTGGGTTGGCTGGGGCTTCGCGGCGCGCGCGATGCCTCCCCGGACGACGGCGATGTACCGCCCGATGAGGGGGGAGCGCGCAGCTTCGCGCGGCAGGTGCGATATGAGCTTGCGGCATCGATCACCTCCTTCCTCGTCGATAACGACCTCGATGTGTCGCCGACCAATTTGCTGCTCGCGCATAGCGCCTTTTCGGGCCGCAATCCCCGGCTCGCACGGCAGATCGTCGCACAGGCGCAGACGGCCGAAGGCATCAACCAGACATGGCTCAACGAGCTTGACCAACAGGAAAGCGGTCAGCCCGACCGCGTCGAACTCGACCGGCTGATGACGCGGCTCGAAACCAATATCGAAGCTTTTCAGGCGAATACAAAGGAAGCCCGGGCCGTCACGAGCGACTATGGCACCGAGCTCGAACAGCATGTCGTCGACCTCGAACAGCTCGAGAAAACGGGGCGCATCGTCTCCAGCCTTGCAGATCTTGCCAAGGTCATGCTCGAACGCACGCGCAAGGCCGAGGACGATATGCGCAAGAGCGAGGATGAGGCGAAGGCGCTTCGCCGCAGCCTCGATCGCGCCAAACGCGATGCCGAGCTCGATTATCTGACGGGGCTGCCCAACCGCCGCGCGTTCGAAATCCTGCTCGATCGCCACTATAAGGAAGCGCGCGCGGCGGTCGAACCGCTCAGCATCGCCTTCTGCGACATCGACGAATTCAAGAAGGTCAACGACCTCCACGGCCATGAGGCCGGCGACCGCGTGATCAAGGCGATCGCCGATACGCTGGCACGGATTTCGAACGACCATTGCCACGTCGCGCGTCACGGCGGCGAAGAATTCGTCATGCTGTTCCGCGGGCTGACCCCGTCGCAAGCGGCCGAAAAGCTTGACGATGCGCGCGAGGCACTGGCCGACCGGCGGCTGATCAATCGCAAGACCGACGAACCTTTCGGCCAGATCACCTTCTCGGGCGGGGTTGCCGATGTCTTTGGTTATGGCGACACGCGCGCGGCGCTGAAGGCGGCCGACGAGGCCCTTTACAAAGCCAAGGCAGGCGGGCGAAACCGCGTCGAGATCGCCAACCCGGCCTAA
- a CDS encoding sugar MFS transporter, which yields MALAPNVATGVDPNAIEQPGRGGGGTKLVLILAFAVFFLLGGVTNINDLLVGKFKPMFHLTHAEANLVQMAFFIAYGAFSIPAGIVMSKLGYIRTFVLGFIIVAAAAFLFIPASAAASYPGFLAALFCIGAGITVLQVAMNPVITTLGPVETSHSRLTFAQAFNSIGVFLMVYGGATFLLGDSTPIDPETSTEAQIQAYRVAEGASIGTAYMWLGVLMLVIAAIFWMYRSAIDHAKTDDVKLEGTWGLLTHNRRVQFGALCIFVYVGAEVAIGSNLMAYLAEPSVMGLGLQAAGKLVAMYWLGALVGRLLGGFILRLAKPGRVLATFAAGAISLIILSAVTTGALSGWALILVGFCNSLMFPTIFSLATEGLGEQTPQGSGIMCTAIIGGAIVPFLFGTVADLSGDIRIALAVPLICYAIIASFGLWAARRATA from the coding sequence ATGGCATTGGCTCCGAACGTCGCGACGGGCGTAGATCCGAACGCGATCGAACAGCCGGGCAGGGGCGGCGGTGGCACGAAACTGGTGCTGATCCTCGCGTTCGCAGTGTTTTTCCTGCTTGGCGGGGTGACGAACATCAACGACCTTCTAGTCGGCAAGTTCAAGCCGATGTTCCACCTGACGCATGCCGAAGCGAACCTCGTGCAGATGGCGTTTTTCATCGCTTATGGGGCCTTTTCGATCCCGGCCGGCATCGTCATGTCGAAGCTCGGCTATATCCGCACCTTCGTGCTCGGCTTCATCATTGTGGCGGCCGCGGCTTTCCTCTTTATCCCGGCTTCGGCTGCGGCGTCCTATCCCGGTTTCCTTGCCGCGCTCTTTTGCATCGGTGCGGGGATTACGGTGCTGCAGGTCGCGATGAATCCGGTGATCACGACGCTGGGCCCGGTCGAAACCTCGCACAGCCGGCTGACCTTCGCGCAGGCGTTCAATTCGATCGGCGTGTTCCTGATGGTCTATGGCGGGGCGACCTTCCTGCTAGGCGATTCGACGCCGATCGATCCCGAGACTTCGACCGAGGCGCAGATCCAGGCGTATCGCGTTGCCGAGGGCGCATCGATCGGCACCGCCTATATGTGGCTCGGGGTGCTGATGCTGGTGATCGCGGCGATATTCTGGATGTACCGGTCGGCGATCGACCATGCGAAGACCGACGATGTGAAGCTGGAGGGCACCTGGGGCCTGTTGACCCATAACCGCCGCGTCCAGTTCGGCGCTCTTTGCATCTTCGTCTATGTCGGCGCCGAAGTGGCGATCGGCTCGAACCTCATGGCCTATCTCGCCGAGCCGAGCGTGATGGGGCTGGGGCTCCAGGCGGCGGGCAAGCTCGTCGCGATGTACTGGCTCGGTGCGCTCGTCGGCCGCTTGCTCGGCGGTTTCATCCTGCGACTGGCCAAACCGGGACGCGTGCTCGCGACCTTTGCGGCGGGTGCGATTTCGCTGATCATCCTGTCGGCAGTGACGACGGGTGCGCTGTCGGGTTGGGCGCTGATCCTCGTCGGCTTCTGCAATTCGCTGATGTTCCCGACGATCTTCAGCCTCGCCACCGAAGGGCTCGGCGAACAGACGCCGCAGGGATCGGGTATCATGTGTACCGCGATCATCGGCGGCGCGATCGTCCCCTTCCTGTTCGGAACGGTGGCCGACCTCAGCGGTGACATCCGTATCGCGCTGGCGGTGCCGCTCATCTGCTATGCGATCATCGCAAGTTTCGGACTGTGGGCGGCGCGCCGGGCGACGGCGTAA
- a CDS encoding glycoside hydrolase family 3 protein yields the protein MRRQAMVMATALLLAGTAGAAAQTTGSDAAAVHPELWPAAKSPATITDAATEKRIDALIKKMTVEQKVGQLIQGDISTITPKDLETYPLGSILAGGNSGPNGNERSTAADWAKLVGDFRAVSLRPQANGVAIPIIFGVDAVHGHNNIPGATLFPHNIGLGAARDPELIQRIGAVTAAEIAGSGIEWTFAPTLAVPQDLRWGRSYEGYASDPKLIADYAKAMVLGLQGPLVAGKTVGPQHVAATAKHFLADGGTFEGKDQGDAKVDEKTLIAKHAMGYPAAIDAGALTVMASFSSWQGVKHHGNKGLLTDALKDRMGFAGFVVGDWNGHGQVAGCSVTDCAQSINAGLDMFMAPDSWKGLYETTLKHAKDGTISAARLDDAVRRILRVKYKLGLFPEGHVDRSVVKAVGTPEHLAIAREAVAKSLVLLKNNGSVLPIKPGARVLVTGPAADSMAIQSGGWTISWQGTDVTHADFPNGQTIWEALNKSVRDAGGVATLSEGGVFKEKPDVAIVVFGENPYAEFQGDVATLDYQPTEATDLATLKKLKAAGIPVVALFLSGRPMFTNPEINASDAFVAGWLPGSQGVGVADVLVAGKDGKTPRAFTGTLPFAWPADARSPVEKPQFAVGYGLKYGATTTVPQLSEELGVDIAAALNVENFFSGGRARAPWVLSITDAGGKRPVESGPITSPGGMIAARSVDVRAQEDGKSFTWTGPATLELTGPYADLSRQLNNSFALRVDWRIDAAGGAPVSLALGGKAFDISALVKAAPKGQVSTIKVPLRCFADAGANLKQVDYAVSIAGDKGFAATLLNTNVEAVGENLPCPPAAK from the coding sequence ATGCGCCGACAGGCAATGGTTATGGCGACCGCGCTGCTTTTGGCAGGAACCGCGGGCGCCGCCGCACAAACCACCGGTTCCGACGCGGCCGCGGTTCATCCCGAACTATGGCCGGCAGCGAAAAGCCCGGCGACGATCACCGACGCGGCGACCGAAAAGCGCATCGACGCGCTGATCAAGAAGATGACGGTCGAGCAGAAGGTTGGCCAGCTGATCCAGGGCGACATCAGCACGATCACGCCCAAGGATCTCGAAACCTATCCGCTCGGGTCGATCCTCGCGGGCGGCAACAGTGGGCCGAACGGCAATGAACGCTCGACCGCCGCCGACTGGGCGAAGCTGGTCGGCGATTTTCGCGCGGTGTCGCTGCGTCCGCAAGCGAATGGTGTCGCGATCCCGATCATCTTTGGCGTCGATGCCGTCCACGGGCATAATAATATCCCGGGCGCGACGCTGTTTCCGCACAATATCGGCCTCGGCGCCGCGCGCGATCCCGAGCTGATCCAGCGCATCGGTGCGGTCACCGCCGCCGAAATCGCCGGCAGCGGGATCGAATGGACCTTTGCCCCGACGCTGGCGGTGCCGCAGGATCTGCGCTGGGGCCGCAGCTATGAAGGCTATGCGTCGGACCCGAAGCTGATCGCAGACTATGCGAAGGCGATGGTGCTCGGTCTGCAAGGCCCGCTGGTCGCGGGCAAGACGGTCGGTCCGCAACATGTCGCAGCGACCGCGAAGCATTTCCTTGCCGACGGCGGCACGTTCGAGGGCAAGGACCAGGGCGATGCCAAGGTCGACGAAAAGACCCTGATCGCGAAGCATGCGATGGGGTATCCCGCCGCGATCGACGCCGGCGCGCTGACCGTGATGGCGAGCTTCTCGAGCTGGCAGGGCGTCAAGCATCACGGCAACAAGGGGCTGCTCACCGACGCGCTCAAGGACAGGATGGGCTTTGCGGGCTTCGTCGTCGGCGACTGGAACGGGCATGGGCAGGTCGCGGGATGCAGCGTCACCGATTGCGCGCAGTCGATCAACGCCGGGCTCGACATGTTCATGGCGCCCGACAGCTGGAAGGGGCTTTACGAGACCACGCTGAAACATGCGAAGGACGGCACGATTTCGGCGGCGCGGCTCGACGATGCGGTGCGGCGTATTTTGCGCGTGAAATACAAGCTCGGCCTGTTTCCTGAAGGGCATGTCGACCGCAGCGTGGTGAAGGCGGTCGGCACGCCCGAGCATCTCGCCATCGCGCGCGAAGCGGTCGCGAAGTCGCTCGTGCTGCTCAAGAACAATGGCAGCGTGCTGCCGATCAAGCCGGGCGCCCGCGTGCTCGTGACCGGGCCTGCGGCCGACAGCATGGCGATCCAGTCGGGCGGCTGGACGATCAGCTGGCAGGGGACCGACGTCACCCACGCCGACTTCCCCAATGGCCAGACGATCTGGGAAGCGCTCAACAAGTCGGTGCGCGATGCGGGTGGTGTTGCGACGCTATCCGAGGGCGGGGTGTTTAAGGAGAAGCCCGACGTCGCGATCGTCGTGTTCGGCGAAAATCCCTATGCTGAATTCCAGGGCGATGTTGCGACGCTCGACTATCAGCCGACCGAGGCCACCGATCTCGCGACGCTCAAGAAGCTGAAGGCCGCGGGCATTCCGGTGGTCGCGCTGTTCCTGTCGGGGCGGCCGATGTTCACCAACCCCGAAATCAACGCTTCCGATGCGTTCGTTGCAGGCTGGCTGCCGGGGTCGCAGGGCGTGGGTGTCGCCGACGTGCTCGTCGCGGGCAAGGACGGCAAGACGCCGCGCGCCTTCACTGGCACCCTGCCTTTCGCCTGGCCCGCCGATGCGCGCTCGCCCGTTGAAAAGCCACAGTTCGCGGTCGGTTATGGCTTGAAATATGGTGCTACCACCACCGTTCCGCAGCTGTCCGAAGAATTGGGCGTCGACATCGCCGCAGCGTTGAATGTCGAGAATTTCTTCTCGGGTGGCCGCGCACGCGCGCCGTGGGTGCTCTCGATCACCGACGCGGGCGGCAAGCGCCCGGTCGAATCCGGGCCGATCACGAGCCCCGGCGGCATGATCGCGGCGCGATCGGTCGATGTGCGCGCGCAGGAGGACGGCAAGTCCTTCACCTGGACTGGTCCGGCGACACTCGAATTGACCGGCCCCTATGCGGACCTGTCGCGCCAGCTCAACAACAGCTTCGCGCTGCGCGTCGACTGGCGGATCGATGCGGCCGGCGGCGCGCCAGTCAGCCTTGCGCTCGGCGGCAAGGCGTTCGACATCTCGGCATTGGTCAAAGCCGCGCCGAAGGGACAGGTGTCGACGATCAAGGTGCCGCTGCGCTGCTTCGCCGACGCGGGCGCCAATCTGAAGCAGGTCGATTATGCCGTCTCGATCGCCGGCGACAAGGGCTTCGCGGCCACGCTGCTGAATACGAATGTCGAGGCTGTTGGAGAGAATCTGCCTTGCCCGCCCGCGGCCAAATAA